The nucleotide sequence CCAgtccttcttcatcttgctCGGAATGATAGTCAGAATGTCGCTCaatttcttcctcatccCCTTTCATATCCTCAATTTGAAGTGATTTTATCTCTACCTCATCAAGCCGATCTTTTTGGCCGTCTTTTAACTCCTTTCTCTCCTTCTCCTGTCCGTCTGtatcttcttgttgatgGATCTCGGCGTCATTGGCGACTTTACTCCTAAGTTCGACTGTTGTTGATAGTGGGTCCCTTCCTATTTTAGCCAGACCATTGGTTGATGATCGTTTCTGCATGTTCTTCATTTCACCGCCACGTGaatcaattccaaataCATTTTCGACTTGAAGGCTTACTCGTTGTGCAGAAGATAGTCCATGCTCAATGATATCGCCCCTTCCATGTATTTTGGATTTACCGACTGGTCCCATTAGCCCTAAATGATCTAAATTGGGAGCTAAGAATGACAAGTCCATTTTATGTATATCTAAAACAGATTTCCGTAAATTTGTATGAGTTAGATCTTTCGGATGACCAGCATATGACTTgaattgatctttcaaaaaCGGTTTTGGCATACCGTACTGCAGTTGATTGAGACGACATTAGTATTTGATCATAAGAGGTGGTTTTGGGTGAAAATCGTGAATTATCGGGTATGGATAACATTGTACTCACTTTGCTGGACAAGGCTTCGAAGTCTAAGTTTTCGTACACAAAATCCATCGCTTCCTCTAATAAATCTAACTTCATTTGAGCTGACAAGtttatctttacctttgaCTTCTTAACAGGTGTTTTAGGTATAAAATCTACTCTAGGGAGGATGAATTCTGCATCTTGGTCTGAAGGGGTTTGATCTTCTATGCATGTATTTACCGAACGTGAAAAAGTTCTTATTTTTGGTTCATGACCTCGAATAAGTGAGATAATAGAAGACATTTGTGGTTTTTTCTTAGATCCTGTCGAAGCTGAATTGCTCTTTGACGTGGAAGTCCTCGCATGATatggagaagaagctcGAGTCTTTTTGTTATAGAGTAGAGGTGTAGTCGGATGACCTTCCTTTGTTCGTATATCCGAAAGATGTGAAGTTTTACGTCGCTTGGTTGGTGTATTGGAGATGTGTAGTTCATCTAGGTCTCTGGTACGCTGATAGGCTACGGTTGAGGTGATTTCATGTGGAGTCTGTATGATTGGAGATACcgaggaggaagaaggagagGGTAttggagaaagagaagaagggtTGAATGTCTGTCTGCGGCTGGTCCTTGTGCGTTTCGACATGATGATCTCGCGAGCAGTCAGACAGCGAAGGTTTTATGATTTAGCCTTATCGAGGCAATCCATTCATCCAACGAATGAAGTTGTATTGATCAAAAGGAAAgtgatgaatgataaagTGTTGAATCTCCCCTCGAAGCCCTCTTTCAATGCTATCGACATGAACGTTCGCCAGTTTTGATCCCGTTGGGGTCCGAGTGACAAGTTTCGCTTCAGTTCTTCGGcaatttgatgaatgtAGTGAGATAATTATGATGATATACAGCATATATGCATGATTAAAAGATATTCTTTTCGTTCAATTCACTTGTGGAAGCGaaaaaaagggaaagataAGAGAATCACGTGATATAAAAGACATAATCAGGAAAATAGCTAAGGAAAAAGGGAATATTGAAGACCGAATAATGTTATCTACCCTGCTTGGTCTACCTAAAGCACCTTTCTCGCAACCTAATGTCCAGAGCCTACTCTTTGCCTTCAAGGGTGAATGTCCAATATGGATTTGCGAAGATTGTGTCTTCCAGGtttgaattgatctttAAGTCGGGATTCGGATATTCCAAGCTAAAATCAGATTAGATGGAATGGTAACGTCAGCTCAGTTGCGAGTGGGAAACAACTGAATTATATAGTCGTTTCGCGTAATTGGTACTATTTATGGTTTCAAAATGCTCATGCTCACCTCCTCAGCCAATTCCCTGTAAGGCAATGACTTGTAGGCCAAATCGACAGCTCGTTCCAACAGAACCTTCTTAGCTTCAATAGGGAAAATACCCTTACCAGGGGAGCTAGTTGTATCCGTTTTTTTCTGCTCTTTGGAAGGTGTAGAAGGTCCCAAGTCATGGGCGTGCCTTCCCGGTTTCTTTTGAGGTGGTGTTGGAGTTTCTGAACTTTGCGTATTATCGAAATGATCCTCCCCTTCGGAAGGGTATTTGGGCATATTGTATTTctgagaagaaggaggtggAGTGATTGAATGGGAGTTGGATCTTTCACGTTTAGGTTTCATGTCATCTGGTTGGACTCCAGGTTTCTTTTTGGTCATTGTTTGAAGATTATTACGAATGAAGTGGATTGATagagagaagaaaatgaaagaagacCGAATAATCTTGTTGTATGTTTTGATGTAACCATGTGATCTAAGCGATTACAAACATCCATCATTCAAAGGACCCTCTCAATTCCGCAACATAAAACATGAGATGGCAACGAGGATATGTCCCCGCACATAAAAGTACCTTTTGGATCCGCCTGCTagattgatgaaatctTTTAGTACTGCACATGCGCAACCCGTCCCTCACGTCAATACTAAGAACGAAGTAAGGAATCAATCGCCCGAGATGCAGCCATGTAATCGTGCCAGCAAAGTGTAATCTACTTTAGGATACATTCGCACTAATTACGAAGTAACAGTTCTGCTTATAATTCCTATATAGTACCTTCTTTCAAGGGCTTTTATGAGTGAAGCACACGTCAAGTAGTAAGTAGTACAAGTGAGAGCTTTGGATTGATTCTGAGAACACATACCAACacaatttcatctaattaCCCCTGTCTAAAAGTGCATTATGTATATTTCGATGCAAATACTCGTTTTTACATGGAGATGGTCCGAAAATGCCCAATTATGACGTTATACGAGAATCTATGAACTTTGGTCCCGCAATTATATTCCcttaaaatcaaaaccCAAATTAATGGTATTTCCTTAAAAAATATCGATCATTTGGGACCCTCacatattcaattttattagaCTTCCcgtaattcatcaaattcctCATAACACACATGTAATTTCCTGATCATGTGTGTCGATTAATCACGTCACATATATCAAGAGGATGTGGGGCTGAAGTCTACTGGTTTGTTTTTTTCCTGGAGGGGCTAGTCATAACTCATGCTTAAAGAATAAAAGTTATCAATTGGAgctaaattaattaaatccACAGGAAAGATGCTTTATTCGCTTCAGCTGATTTTTGCTGGAGGTTTTCATTGAATTCAATAACGGGGACGTGCATGATGATCACAGTCTATCATAAATGATGCATTAAAGTCAAAAGGACTATAtgtaaatatatatatatatatatatatatatatatgtatatttgTTAAAATCTTCCTTTCAAAATCTGTATACTGATCATTGATCGATCTTTACTAACAAGTATtcataaattcaaaatgcGATTCACCTTATTTACAATATTAGCAATATTACCTGGAATATTAGCTATTCCAATCAAATTGGCTAATCGAGATGCATTATCAGATAATATAGCTTCATCAGTATCTACTacaaatgaattaggtaCAGAATTACAATCTATAATAAATAGAATTAGTGAGTTTTAACTGCTTTAATATATGAAATATGGTAATTACATTATAAACAATTTAaactaatttcttttatttgTTATATATTAAAGAATCTGATCCATTATTAGTCGgagaagaatatgaagaTAATTCTGAAACAACAAAATATAATATCTTAGATGGGATTGAATCAGCTTTCAAAATTGCAATTGATTCAACAGAATCATTACcttctaatttaattaCATCAACAAATCCAACTTCAGAATTATTATCAGATTATGGACCTTTAATTAAAGCTTTAACAAATAGTATTTTTTATAGTTTAATTGAtcttaaattattatctCAAGATACAATTGGACAAGAAATACCAGGTTTTAAAGATTGGACTAATGCTTCtgagtgagtttttttaccaatttttttatttttttgattattaattaaaaataatacaTGAATTTAACtaattatatattttattttttgaatttttatctaattttaaGTCAACAAACTTATGAATTTGTAAAATCTTTAAATGTTAAATATCAAGGTTTAATAAATGATCTTGCTAATACTGTTGGAGAAGATACAACTTTAGGAAAAGGATTAAAATCTTTAGGTGGTCAAAcattttatcttcttttcgaTCATATTTACCCTTCTTAGAAAAAATTCGTATAATATATTAGCCGACGAGCATTTATACCATATTGACTTCTTAAGTTATTATAATACCGACCAAGtttgatttgttattgACTTTCtcattgtatatatactttatttaaatgaaatgaaaattcgATGAAAATGCATTTATTGCTTTCTGTACTATCACAGGAGCTGATAACTTTAGATATTCCGATAcatttttaaatattctAATTAATACAAGTAtaaatttggttttttttaGTTTTATTGTCTTAAATCAACTCCCATATCTTCCCATAACCTTCCTAAACAactatcatcttcttctccccATCCTTTTGAAATAGCTTTTGTAAATTGTTGAGCAGTAGCTTGACCCAGAAATAAAGGTGTATTAAGTTTTTTAGcttcatttaaaattaaattcaaatcttttaaCATTGTAGAAGTAGTTGCATGtggagatgaaggaggatTTAACATTCTCGGAACACCTGTAAAcaaaattttaattatgTTTTTGGttaaaatcaagaaaaataAACTTTTTGAGAAAATTCTCAAACTTACGATCAACCATCATATAACTCCAAGCTGCACCATTTTTAACAACTTCAAAAActttatttatattcattCCTTTATATTTTGCGAAATTTAAAGCTTCTGCAGTAACTGATAAATGTATAGTAGCtaaaagattatttaataatttaatttttaatcCATTACCAATTCCACCAGGTATAAAATGaagattttcattttcattaatttcagatttagattttgatgaagataaaatatataaaatcCAATatacttttgataatgcctcttctttacctgatgcgaagattgataaatctcCTATTAATGCTCTTGAAGGTCCGCCAGAAATAGGAGCATCAATaacttgaatttttttattcaaattatctaattgagattgaatgaaaatagCTTCACTTGGTGATATTGTTGAAGTAATGATAACGGTACTACTTTCTGGTAAATCTATAATCAGATTAAAAATTTTAGTACCAGTCAATTATCGTTAAGCTAcataatgataattattGACTAACCCGAAGCAATACCAGATTTTCCATCTGATCCAAATAAaacattttgaatttgtttcGCATCGTTTACAGCGaataaaatattttcaacatctttagCAATTGTAGATAAATCACTAGTAATCTCTCCACCATCTTCAGaaaatttatcaagattGTTTTTATTAATATCATATCCAATAACATTAATTTCagattttttcaaaattttaGCAATTGGTAATCCAAttatacctaatccaataattaataatttttgttgtttattattgaattcTTCGAAATTTGATGGTATTGgttcaatttttaattcttttgaattattttcttcttcttcaattgtaCCTTtttctgaaattgattttccacCAAAATTTTCCcataattttgaaattaatccatcatcttctttttgcaTACCTGAACCAATTGCTGTTAAAAAAATTTGTTCAGAAATTGAACTTAAAGGTAATggaaattttaataatcTTGATTCATCCATCACAATTCCaatatcttttgaaattattgtCATTGCTGATTTTGGTATTCCATCATGATTTAATGACCATGGTACTCTATGTCTAACTAAAAGAAGTTTTTTTAAAACAAAACGCAttaataatcttttttttttgaaaaagaaaaaaaaaaaaacaaaaaaaggGATTGAAATGGAtattaaatataaaaaaaaaacttacacATAAAAGAATCACCTGATGAACCTTTAATAACATTATAAAATAATCTAACGTTTAATCCCCAATTTTTACATAAAGCAATAACTTCACCTTGTGATAAAATTTGACAAGCACAAAAAActtgattaattaatttaaaatttgatgCTATTCCAACTTTTTCACCTACAATACTTAATCCACCAATTGGTTTTTTAgttaaagaatttaaaatttcttttgaacgttcaattgatgaagaagtacCTGAAGTCATTATTGTTAATTCACCTGTTTCTGCTCTAGTTGATCCACCAGAAACAGGACAATCACATAActaaaaaattgattaatacttattattatattattttcttttatttataatgaaaatcaacttactCCAATATTTTTTCCTAATGCATCTAATCTTTCTGCTAAACTAATAAGAAAATTAGGAGGTACAgttgaaaaacaaataataactgaatctttttcaagtactaaaattccaaatttaataaagaaTAATAATTAGTTCTTAACGtatgaatcaaattcaaatataaCATTTTGACATGATATGGatattcaccttcagctactttaccatttccaaataaaacatcttcaacttgaatAGAATTAACAACCATTAATCCTAATACTTGTATATCTTTAGCAACTTCAAAAGGTTTATTAAAACCTTTTGCTCCTTTTTTTATAACTTTTTCTAAAGATGGTTTATAAACATCAAATACTTTTACTTCATATCCTTGTGAAACTAAACTctgaatatatataatgaaaaacatcaacaaaataATTCCACAAATTTAACGAACTTATAATAATCGTAATGAACAAAAATCGAAAACTAACTGATGCCATTCCACTTCCCATTGCTCCTAAACCTATCCAACCTActtttatatcttttgtCATTTTGTTGAGATTTATTTCgttaaattattaattgaCTGAAAGTTTTGATTTCGATTATTTCGATATGCAATTGTTATAATAATAAGATGATTGACTGGAGATAGTCCTACATACATCGTAAGTACTTTCATTCCCATATATATGCGACTCTTAAGTAGTGTGATAGTATACTCGGTAAAATCGTGGTCATCCTCCACCTTCAACGGCCCGATATCACCGGCAATCTGCCGTAAACAACTTCGGCCGTACTAAAGCCAAAAGAGAAACATCTGCATACTCAATTCATTTATGCATTCATGCAATGATATCACTTATTTTCTATTCTCACTACACTGAAAGTACCCGCATATAACAACTTTTCTAATCCGATCATCTATCCTTGTGTACGATTCCATCTTAGTAATCTATTGTttagaaagaagagatctACCGGTCATTTCTATATTTCAATCCATGTCAGCTCGTCATTGGGCTGCTTCGCTTGCGAGTCTCGCAAAAGCTTACCTTCTGGTTGGGGAAGACCTAAAATAGCCAAGATTGTAGGAGCTACATCAGCCAAAGCTCCTGGTTCAGAAGATACTTCAAGAGCTCCCTTATCACCAGTCACAATAAATGGAACGTGGTCTGAACAAATAGATGCATCAGCTGGGATCCGAAAGCATGAGCTACTTAAAGATGATTGCTTACTGGTGGTGTGAGCAGTGTGTGGGTTTCCGGTAACTGGGTCCAACATTTGTTCAGCGTTACCGTGATCGGCAGTGACACACAATACGTAGCCTGCTTCTTCACAAGCATCGTAGACTGTCTTGACGGCCTTGTCGGTAGCTGTGATAGCTTTGACAGCGGCTTCGTAATCACCAGTGTGACCGACCTGTCGAGATAATTACTTCAGCTACTTACTAGAGAGCCCTGTACGTATCAAAGGGAAGCAAGACGTACCATATCAGGAGGAGCAAAGTTACACATAACGAACTCAAATTCATCGGATTTGACGACTTCAGCGACTTTATCAGCTACACCTTGGACTGACATCTCGGGTTGTTTATCGTAAGTTGCAACCTTGGGCGAAGGAATCATTTCTCTTTGTTCGTTTAGGAATTGCTTCTCAACTCCACcgttgaagaagaaagtaaCGTGAGCGTATTTCTCAGTTTCTACGTAGAGATCATACTTTCAGCTATTGACTATCCTATTAAAACAACCGTTCGAAAAGCCAGTATAACTCACCAGCGATGTGAGATTGCTTGACACCCTGTTTACCCAACCATTCGGCTAGGACGTTGGTCATTCCCTGAGGTGGGAAAGCAATGTTGAATGGGAACTCAGCGTTGTATCTGGACATGGTGGTGATGTTCTACAGCCGAAGATCAGTTATCACTCTTTGAAGGATGCTGGACAAAGATCTAGGCGGGTGTGTACTTACCAAATCTTCAGGGACATTGACTTCCATAGGCTTGTCAGGGAGACCGAGAACGGAAGCGATCTCTCGCATTCTGTCAGATCGGTAGTTAAACAAGAAAAGTGTGTCTCCCTCTGCAATAAAGCCCACATGTCAGCGACTTCCTAACGATCCGTCTCACCTCCCACCTACCCCTCCCCCGCCTGCGTCCGAGTGTCTCTTGATTCTGACCAGAGATCATCTCGAGTACGCTTCAAATCTCCCTTCCATTTGCATCCGTCGTGGATCTCCAGCTCTGACTCGCTCGCCTTTGATAAATAATTCATACTCACTCTTGATTCTGGAATCTTCACTACCTGAAATGATAGGTTTAATAAATTCATCCGTTATTCCATTCTCATAACCTTTTTCAACATCTGCAATCAAAATTTCTTGTGTAGATTTatctcctttaccttcaactAAACCTTCAATAGCAATTTTGATTCTATCCCATCTCTTATCTCTATCCATAGCATAATATCTTCCAATAACAGTTGAAATTtctccaattccaatttctttaataTAATCTTGTAATTGACCAATATATTTAGTTGCTGATTTAGGAGCTGTATCTCTTCCATCACCAAAGAAATGAATGTAAACGTGAGGAATTTCATGTTTTTTAGCTACTTTAAGTAAAGCGAATAAATGTTGAATGTGAGAATGAACACCTCCATCTGAGATAAGACCTGCTAAGTGTAATCTacctgaatttgatttagcGTGTTCCATAGCTTGAACAATTGCTGgttgattttggaattcatctttcttgattGCTAAGCGAAATAAATGGGAAACATTAGTAGGGGATTGAGATTTGCAAACTCAGATGACTTGACTGactttgatcaatcttGACGATATCTTGCCATACAATTCGACCAGCACCAATGTTCAAGTGACTGCAAATCGTAGATTGATCAGCGTCGAATTCCGACCAGGATACATACATAACATATAGGTACGTCAGAACAGGTATTGTTGGATTCCCAACGGACAATAGAGTAGAGTAAAGCCAACTTACCCTACTTCGGAATTACCCATTAAACCCTCTTTCAAACCAACAGCTAAACCATGAGCTTCAAGTTCTACGAAATTATGTTTATCCCTTATAGCATCCATATGTGTGGTATCTCCATGGAAAATTGCATTTCCTTTTTCGTTATCCGATAAACCCCATCCATCGTGAACGCTATCACAGTGAGGACGGATGATATCAGTAAATTATCCACTAGATACTGggtttgattgatgagaCCCGGTATGTGAGAAATGTTCATTACTAAACTCACATTAAGCAGACCTTTTCTGAAAGATTATTTACATAACTCATCAGCTCAGTTCTTTTAACTCGCAGTCAATCTGAAGAACGTTGACCATTGTTATCAGTTTGATAGAAATAACAACTCACTCTTAACTTGAACAGAATCTGTCTTTTGTTTCTTAGCATCTTGCGCTATCTCGGGTGAAGCTGCTGATCTAGTTGCCATTTTGTTTTGGAAACTGCTTGACAGTGTATTTGTActtgaagaggaaaagaaaggaagaaaggataaTATAGAAATACTAGTAGTCAATGAAAGGAAAAGTTAAGAATAACCAGGAAGAGTACTAGTATTTACGTCACTATAATTTATCGCTCAATTGTAATTGGGggaaaatttgattccgtcaTAAATGGTTCAGAATCAATTCAAGCGAATTATAGATAAGCGTCATGAGcatgattgaaattggGAACAGCTTGGAAAGACGTTATTTATGCATTGtgatttcatctaattACAAttgtatatcttctttaccactctcgaaatcatcagctGGTCTTCACTATCTATCCCACCACTCGATgtaatttttgaatatctaacaataatttgaaatcaGCTAACAATGCTATATCGGAGGCGAAAGATGAAAGCAAACTCACCACTTAAAAGTATATCACCTTGTTTTATAACTTGTTCATAAACTAAACtcttattttgattttcaagttTTTGAGTAGTTATAATTCCAGatactttatcaattgTACAATTTAATCTTCCATTACTTATAAATTTACTCAAATCCCTATCAATGAAAGATTCTGAAACTCCAAATGTTTTAGCCATTCTTTCTATTGTTAAAGATCTATATGATTCAAGTAATTGTGAATAACTTTTAATTCTCATTTCTCTTATATAATATCTTGAATGTTTTTCTAACAATGGATTTGTTAATAAGTATATTTGTTCTACTTCAGCTAAAGCCGAGAAAAATTCTGAATAATTCGATTTATATAGAGATTCTGTCATTTTTTCAAGTTGTGGTATAGATGTTACTGTGCTTTTGATTTCGGAACTTGCTAAAATctgaaaaaaataaaataaaaaatcagtTCAGCATTTCTCCTTTGCGTTTAACGAGATTGAGATCATCGTCCGGAGGATACATATTCCCAGTACTACAGATTTCGACGTATCCGTCGATTTGAACCGGGCATCGCATCGTCTTATGCTTACCAAATATACCAGGACGCCAACCAGATAATTACTCACCTTACTCTTGATTCCTTTCCTATCACATCCCACACCAGCAGCGAGCACAGTCAAAGCTACGAAATCTTCATATTCCATCAACTCCGTAGCAGTGAATGTCGATAGAGAATCAATGAGTAGTTCGGcagcttctttaaattcccttattgaaagatggtGGATTGCTCGATAGACCTTTAATCGATTTCGTCTATCCCAATCACCTCCAGAATCAATCAAGCTATGACGGGTAACAAACAGATCAGTCGTAACTCATGAGTATTGAAGACTAGATTGTAGAATATAGCAACAAAAGCAAGAACTATATCCTCAGTGAACGGTAACTTACTCGCTCGCACGGGTGATATTCGTAGTTACCAAATGAGTATCTTGGAAGAATAGTCCAATCCTAACCATAGCGAGAACTAAATCTATCCTTGCTCCTAAGCCTGCAGTTTTCTCCAAAGCATTTTCGATCGCTGGAAGAGCTCTTTCCTAAATCGCCAATAAACAAGGCATTAATATTTGACATAACTTCGATCACTGAATGGATGATTGTTAATACGACTCAAGACCTACCTTATCACCTATCCTAGTCAAATACATAGCTTTCTCTCTCAAAGTCTCACTGATCTCACTATCaccttgattttcttcatcatctttcaatttcttttcaaactcttctaatttttcattattcttcttttctattGTATTTATTAAATCTGATTTATCCGATGATATACTTTTCAAATAAGGTGCCATTTCTATAGTAATCACAATCAGCTAGAACTGAAAACTACCACAAATACCTTTGGATGATGGTCTAGATGACTTACCGTCCTCTTCGACTGCTTTCCAAAATGAAGTGCtagcttcatctttcaatcgCTCAACATTATTTATCTGATAATACCATGTTGCAACTTTGAGGTTTGGGTATGGGAGAGGAACACCATCGTCTGCCATCTTGAATTGAGTATGACTAAGGTATAACGAGACGAGTTAATATAGCTATAGTCAATTATAGTGCTTggataaagttgaattgatcaTCGTATATTGTATTGTATTGTATTGTATTGTATTACACGGTGACGACGCGATATAAAGTGATTAGATGGGGGTATCAtatataataatgattaATGTGATTTAATGTGTTTCAGGGTAATGatcatattattattataccCCGTGTATCGCCTCGTCTTTTGTATGTTATGactttttcaccttctgtTTAATCAGTTCGTCATTTTAAAGATTTGTCTTTAGATAATTATCATAAGTCGACCTATCATCGTCACCTTCAGCTTTATAACGaggaaaacaaaaagatcGCAGCAACATCGGCCGAGCTCAAACTATCGGATAGATCAAAGCAAAATACTTTGAAGCATCGTTAGGAGGAGGTACAGCTAGTTGAACGTTGTTGACGCGCCATTCGCCTTTCTTCAATAAACATCAATACTGTGGACTACctaaatttttaataattccCATCATACCCAGTTGATCGGTCTACCAGGGCTTGAAGCACATCTTGaagcttcaacttcttttccCTACCCATAATCGATTACTCTTACCCTCCTTTCTACTGGAAAATATAATACTTATTCAAAATGTCCCACGCTTTCAAATTTGGTTCTTTCGATTATTTTTGTGAACATGCAGCTTTAGTAGTTTGTCCATTATTGGGTTCTTCCCAAGGTACTATGGCTACTTGTTACAGTAGGAATGTACAATTAGGAAAACAAATCATTTTTCAACCTGGTAAGTCTATTTTACTCTTTGTTATACTAGATGTCATGGACAGAAAACGAAACTAAACTAATTTGGATCGCCTTAGCAACATGTTTCGTCCACATAGCGGCATTAGGAATGGCAGCAATTATGTTATTTCACGTACGATCGAAATACACTGCAGTTggtagaaaagaaatcgTAACTTTCTTTTACATGTACATGTTTGTTGAACTTTTGGCTATATTTTTGGATTCCGCTATCATACCTACAAGTCATGCGGTTTATCCCGTAAGTCAAGAACCAGTTCCGTCATCTCAGGAAATATAGGATATAAGTGCTAATGGTCAATACCTTTAGTGGTTTGCTGCAGTCTATGCTGGAGCAGTAGGAGCTTTGTATTGGTGTATATTAATCAACGGTTTTGTCGGTTTCCAACTATACGAAGATGGAACGCCAATAAGTTTATGGGTAAATCATCGCCTCTGACTGAAATAATGCTCCAAACTTTGATAGAAGGGATGATACTGACCTTTTCTCGATTACAGTTCCTTCGATTATCATGTCTTGTCATTTGGGGAA is from Kwoniella pini CBS 10737 chromosome 1, complete sequence and encodes:
- a CDS encoding 2,3-bisphosphoglycerate-independent phosphoglycerate mutase, with the protein product MATRSAASPEIAQDAKKQKTDSVQVKKKVCLIVHDGWGLSDNEKGNAIFHGDTTHMDAIRDKHNFVELEAHGLAVGLKEGLMGNSEVGHLNIGAGRIVWQDIVKIDQTIKKDEFQNQPAIVQAMEHAKSNSGRLHLAGLISDGGVHSHIQHLFALLKVAKKHEIPHVYIHFFGDGRDTAPKSATKYIGQLQDYIKEIGIGEISTVIGRYYAMDRDKRWDRIKIAIEGLVEGKGDKSTQEILIADVEKGYENGITDEFIKPIISGSEDSRIKKGDTLFLFNYRSDRMREIASVLGLPDKPMEVNVPEDLNITTMSRYNAEFPFNIAFPPQGMTNVLAEWLGKQGVKQSHIAETEKYAHVTFFFNGGVEKQFLNEQREMIPSPKVATYDKQPEMSVQGVADKVAEVVKSDEFEFVMCNFAPPDMVGHTGDYEAAVKAITATDKAVKTVYDACEEAGYVLCVTADHGNAEQMLDPVTGNPHTAHTTNHVPFIVTGDKGALEVSSEPGALADVAPTILAILGLPQPEEMTGRSLLSKQ